A region from the Vicia villosa cultivar HV-30 ecotype Madison, WI linkage group LG3, Vvil1.0, whole genome shotgun sequence genome encodes:
- the LOC131656160 gene encoding senescence associated gene 20, giving the protein MRTLTGDSTAVDTFRFVPQSLVSFGSTVIVEGCDTSRAISWVHALTLADGIITQVREYFNTSLTVTRFAEKDSEEIVPATFDSGRFPCVWESSVSDRVGKSVPGLVLAI; this is encoded by the coding sequence ATGCGCACGCTCACCGGCGACTCCACCGCCGTCGATACCTTCCGGTTCGTTCCACAGTCTCTCGTCTCGTTCGGCTCCACCGTTATAGTTGAAGGCTGCGATACTTCACGCGCCATCTCCTGGGTTCACGCGCTCACTCTAGCGGATGGGATAATCACCCAGGTTAGGGAGTATTTCAACACTTCCCTCACTGTCACTCGCTTCGCCGAGAAAGACTCCGAGGAGATTGTTCCGGCAACGTTTGATTCCGGTCGCTTCCCTTGCGTCTGGGAGAGTAGCGTTTCTGATCGGGTCGGTAAATCTGTACCCGGTTTGGTTCTCGcaatataa